One genomic region from Thermococcus sp. encodes:
- the hypE gene encoding hydrogenase expression/formation protein HypE, translated as MGEKIKLEHGAGGEIMEELLRDVILKTLTLKSAGGIGLDALDDGATIPFGDKHIVLTIDGHTVKPLFFPGGDIGRLAVSGTVNDLAVMGAEPVALANSMIIGEGLDMEVLERVLRSMDETSKEVPVPIVTGDTKVVEEPIEMFVITAGIGIAEKPISDAGAKVGDIVLVSGTIGDHGIALMSHREGIAFETELKSDVAPVWEVVKAVADEIGWENIHAMKDPTRAGLSNALNEIARKSNVGILVREENIPVKPEVRAASEMLGISPYDVANEGKVVMVVARDYAEDALKAMKKTEKGKNAAIIGEVIEEYRGKVLLETGIGGKRFMEPPTGDPVPRIC; from the coding sequence ATGGGAGAAAAGATAAAGCTCGAACACGGAGCCGGTGGAGAAATAATGGAAGAACTCTTGAGGGACGTGATTCTCAAAACCCTGACCCTCAAGAGCGCCGGTGGAATTGGACTTGACGCTTTGGACGACGGTGCGACGATACCATTTGGCGACAAGCACATAGTCCTCACCATAGACGGCCACACCGTTAAACCGCTCTTCTTCCCGGGCGGTGACATCGGCCGTTTGGCCGTCAGCGGAACAGTGAACGACCTTGCCGTTATGGGAGCGGAGCCAGTGGCTCTGGCGAACTCGATGATAATTGGAGAAGGCCTCGATATGGAAGTCCTTGAGAGGGTTCTCCGCTCGATGGACGAGACATCGAAAGAAGTCCCAGTTCCGATAGTGACGGGGGACACAAAGGTCGTTGAAGAGCCCATAGAGATGTTTGTGATTACAGCGGGAATAGGCATAGCAGAAAAGCCGATAAGCGATGCAGGAGCCAAGGTTGGGGACATCGTCCTTGTCAGCGGGACGATAGGCGACCACGGGATAGCGCTGATGAGCCACCGCGAGGGCATAGCCTTTGAGACCGAGCTGAAGAGCGATGTCGCGCCTGTATGGGAGGTCGTTAAAGCAGTTGCCGACGAGATAGGCTGGGAGAACATCCATGCCATGAAGGACCCGACAAGGGCAGGTCTAAGCAACGCCCTCAACGAGATTGCCCGTAAGAGCAACGTTGGAATCCTTGTGAGAGAAGAGAACATACCCGTAAAGCCCGAGGTAAGGGCCGCGAGCGAGATGCTCGGCATAAGTCCCTACGACGTGGCCAACGAGGGGAAAGTCGTCATGGTGGTAGCGAGGGACTACGCGGAAGACGCCCTGAAGGCCATGAAGAAAACCGAGAAGGGAAAAAACGCCGCAATAATCGGTGAGGTAATAGAAGAATACAGGGGAAAGGTTCTTCTCGAAACCGGAATCGGCGGAAAGCGCTTCATGGAGCCCCCCACCGGCGACCCGGTTCCGAGGATATGCTGA
- a CDS encoding HEPN domain-containing protein, whose amino-acid sequence MREIPRLIEKAKRSIEAAMVLHDAGMYGFAASRAYYAMFYCAEALLLTRGIRTSKHSATIALLGREFVKTGEVPYKFFTYLTVAFEIRQIGDYSVQDDIPPETVVEQIRRAEEFLRFTVDYLRKKGLLEG is encoded by the coding sequence ATGAGGGAAATTCCGCGCCTCATTGAAAAGGCCAAGAGGAGCATAGAGGCTGCGATGGTGCTCCACGATGCCGGGATGTACGGGTTCGCGGCTTCTAGGGCTTACTACGCCATGTTCTACTGCGCCGAGGCACTTCTCCTAACGAGGGGAATAAGAACTTCAAAGCACTCCGCCACGATAGCACTCCTCGGCAGGGAGTTCGTTAAGACTGGAGAGGTGCCCTACAAGTTTTTCACCTATCTAACTGTTGCCTTTGAGATTAGACAGATTGGTGACTACTCCGTTCAGGATGATATTCCTCCTGAGACAGTCGTTGAGCAGATTAGACGTGCTGAGGAGTTCCTCAGGTTTACCGTGGATTACCTTCGCAAAAAAGGCCTTCTGGAGGGGTAA
- a CDS encoding nucleotidyltransferase domain-containing protein, whose protein sequence is MRVIPREELLKILREVKRKLKEILGDDLVEVILFGSYARGEAREGSDVDVLVVVKRWPSMEELDRIGDLSAELTLKYGVLFSLLPYVETPSMESDPLIWNVEAEGVEI, encoded by the coding sequence ATGCGCGTCATTCCCAGGGAAGAACTCCTCAAAATCCTGAGGGAAGTGAAGAGAAAGCTGAAGGAGATACTTGGTGACGACTTAGTTGAGGTCATCCTCTTCGGTTCCTATGCGCGGGGCGAGGCCAGGGAGGGGAGCGACGTTGACGTGCTCGTCGTGGTCAAGAGATGGCCGTCAATGGAGGAACTCGACAGAATCGGCGACCTCTCGGCAGAGCTGACCCTGAAATATGGCGTGTTGTTCTCACTCCTGCCATACGTCGAAACGCCATCTATGGAAAGCGACCCCCTGATATGGAACGTGGAGGCTGAAGGTGTGGAGATATGA